A genome region from Pseudoalteromonas tetraodonis includes the following:
- a CDS encoding GDCCVxC domain-containing (seleno)protein: protein MQGIELESKITCPKCGFSKVEIMPTNACQWYYECESCKKLLKPLKGDCCVYCSYGTVKCPPIQEGNSCCFGK, encoded by the coding sequence ATGCAAGGCATAGAGTTAGAATCAAAGATAACCTGTCCAAAGTGCGGGTTTAGTAAAGTTGAGATTATGCCTACAAATGCTTGCCAGTGGTACTACGAATGCGAAAGCTGTAAAAAGTTGCTTAAACCATTAAAAGGTGATTGTTGCGTCTATTGCTCTTATGGGACAGTAAAGTGTCCTCCCATCCAAGAAGGGAACAGTTGTTGCTTTGGTAAATAA
- a CDS encoding DEAD/DEAH box helicase — protein sequence MSATSFSSLDLDPVLLNAIEQNNYTTPTAIQIKTIPPILAGNDVMGSAQTGTGKTAAFVLPLLHKLLNSAKKDEPGIARVVILTPTRELAQQVFASFEKYAQGTDIKGALAYGGASIGPQIKALKTAQVIVATPGRLLDHIVKGSVVLSSVDSLVFDEADRMLDMGFIDEIKRILRHIPCDRQTLLFSATFDDSVFELSKKLLKDPELIEVDKRNSAAVEVEQVIYAVDEDRKRELVSHMIGMKNWRQVLIFTRTKQMADKLAKEMCKDGLKTESIHGDKSQGARDRALHNFKEGSTRVLVATDVAARGLDIPALKYVINFELPYIAEDYVHRIGRTGRAGEQGLAMSLVSLDEQWLLEEIEVLLDTRLAPQWLEGYEPDLNKPPKDNRKNTNKARKDRDKKRITGQRAPNRRRK from the coding sequence ATGTCTGCCACATCATTTTCATCACTTGATCTCGACCCTGTATTATTAAACGCGATTGAGCAAAATAATTACACCACACCAACCGCTATTCAGATTAAAACTATTCCGCCGATTTTAGCGGGCAATGATGTAATGGGCAGTGCGCAAACAGGCACAGGTAAAACAGCCGCTTTTGTTTTGCCGCTATTACATAAGCTTTTAAATTCAGCTAAAAAAGACGAACCAGGCATTGCCCGTGTGGTTATTTTAACGCCCACTAGGGAGCTTGCTCAGCAAGTATTTGCAAGCTTTGAAAAATACGCACAAGGTACAGATATAAAAGGTGCACTTGCCTATGGTGGCGCAAGCATTGGCCCACAAATCAAAGCACTTAAAACAGCGCAAGTAATAGTGGCAACGCCAGGGCGCTTACTTGATCATATAGTGAAGGGCAGTGTGGTGCTTTCAAGCGTGGACTCTTTAGTATTTGATGAAGCAGACCGTATGCTTGATATGGGTTTTATTGACGAAATTAAACGAATACTGCGTCATATCCCATGCGATCGTCAAACCTTACTGTTTTCCGCCACCTTTGATGACAGTGTATTTGAGCTAAGTAAAAAGCTACTCAAAGATCCTGAGCTTATTGAAGTTGATAAGCGTAACTCTGCTGCTGTAGAGGTTGAACAAGTTATTTACGCAGTAGATGAAGACAGAAAGCGCGAACTGGTCTCGCACATGATTGGCATGAAAAACTGGCGCCAAGTGCTTATATTCACCCGCACTAAACAAATGGCCGATAAGCTTGCTAAAGAAATGTGTAAAGATGGTTTAAAAACCGAATCTATTCATGGTGATAAATCACAAGGTGCTCGCGACCGCGCTCTTCATAACTTCAAAGAAGGTAGTACGCGTGTATTAGTAGCCACCGATGTAGCGGCGCGCGGTTTAGACATACCGGCACTTAAATACGTAATTAACTTTGAATTGCCATACATAGCTGAAGATTATGTGCATCGTATTGGCCGTACAGGACGAGCTGGCGAGCAAGGCCTTGCAATGTCGTTAGTGAGTTTAGATGAGCAGTGGCTACTTGAAGAAATTGAAGTACTGCTTGATACGCGTTTAGCCCCACAATGGCTTGAAGGCTACGAGCCCGATTTAAATAAGCCACCTAAAGATAACCGCAAAAACACCAACAAAGCGCGTAAAGATCGCGATAAAAAACGTATTACAGGACAAAGAGCGCCTAACAGAAGACGTAAATAA
- a CDS encoding DUF3581 domain-containing protein, with product MLSPYYQQHADYVSISREQGCRFAKCVADDYNPLHDKDAKKFCAPGDLLFSLVLDRYGISERMEFTFAGMVDENTKLNFPEQPGEEFDVNHGEKVILKVKRDGKTSKCPTLTNSLIKNYVEFSGAAFPHVIIPLMGKQEVMINPARPMIIYESMIINLNNIDIKSPTLEFAEPSFEYAGKRGKITLRFNLLENGEKVGFGEKHMVVSGIREYCQATVDDLITFYNERKATLKPA from the coding sequence ATGTTAAGTCCTTACTATCAGCAGCATGCTGATTATGTTTCAATTTCTCGTGAGCAAGGTTGTCGCTTTGCTAAATGTGTAGCCGACGACTACAACCCGCTTCATGATAAAGACGCTAAAAAGTTTTGCGCACCAGGAGACTTACTTTTTTCTCTAGTGTTAGACCGCTATGGCATTAGTGAGCGAATGGAGTTTACCTTTGCCGGTATGGTTGATGAAAATACCAAACTAAATTTTCCAGAACAACCTGGAGAAGAATTTGATGTAAACCATGGCGAAAAAGTAATTTTAAAGGTTAAGCGCGACGGTAAAACCAGCAAATGCCCAACACTTACAAATAGTTTAATAAAAAATTATGTTGAGTTCTCAGGTGCTGCGTTCCCGCATGTAATTATTCCTTTAATGGGCAAGCAAGAGGTAATGATAAATCCTGCGCGGCCTATGATTATTTATGAATCAATGATAATTAATCTTAATAACATTGATATTAAATCACCCACCCTTGAGTTTGCAGAGCCTAGCTTTGAATACGCTGGTAAACGCGGCAAAATAACCTTGCGCTTTAATTTACTCGAAAACGGCGAAAAGGTGGGTTTTGGTGAAAAACACATGGTGGTGTCGGGCATTCGTGAATATTGCCAAGCAACCGTTGATGATTTAATTACGTTTTACAATGAGCGTAAGGCGACGTTAAAGCCTGCTTAA